TTAGTGTTGGTCTGAATTACTGGAGCATTGGCTAAATGCGACTTCCTGGCAGCTCACATGTTCCTGCTTTGTGCTATGATTGTTTGATGGCGTGTGAGAACAGGAAGCTCCTGGTATTTAAAGATCTGGAACAATGTTTAGCCTTTAAAGCGTGATTCCAACCCGTCCATTGGGGCAAACTGACAACCACAGTCTTTGAGATGAACCAATCCTCTGACACAAAAAGTTTATGTTGACTGTTTTTTGGTCATTTATAGAGTGGTAAAACTTCAATTAAATATGTACAGTCAATACTTTAATTTGATATTGAATTATTTCCTCTCAGCCCAGGTTTACTGAACCTGAGGTTGTGAAAGCTGTTCTTGGTCTGTGTGGTTAAATGTGTTAAGCATGGTGTTGCATCTGCACTATGCAGGCCTGCACTAATTACACGTTCATCCCAGAgggcaaaaatgttttattttccttcagatGATGATGTTTTGCCTAACTGTACCTCTTTTCGTTGCTCTTCTCCAGGGATGGCAGCCATCCGTAAGAAGCTGGTGATAGTCGGCGATGGAGCTTGTGGGAAGACTTGTCTTCTTATCGTCTTCAGCAAGGACCAGTTCCCTGAGGTCTACGTTCCCACCGTGTTTGAGAACTATGTTGCTGACATCGAAGTGGACGGCAAACAGGTTGGACAATCTTCCTTTTTCATGGGGTGGCACCTTATTCACATAGTGGTTTTTGTATGATTACAGTAggtttttcatttctctgtgaATCTATCTAGatatagatgttttattttatttttttgtgaaactgcCTGACACGACATCTCACTGGCCACAAATTTGGAAGTCCTGACCTAGTTCTTGGTTAATGGGATTCTGGGAAGCTGAGACAGAGTCTTTAGTGGCCGGTTAATTTTTAACCCTGTGTGCTGTAAAGGACAACACAAGCTACTTTATGTGGGTCAGATTTTTAGAACGGTCTTGATCCTGTCTGCCTCTTCTAATTGCATTCTGTTTGGTCGATTTGGGCTTATATAATTGAATCAAATTCTAACGGatataaagtttttctgttaaaatgaaaGCTAAAACTCCttccctcttcctctttttccttgTTCCCTTTTCTTAAAACATGTAGCCGTGTTCTCATGTTAATGATTGTTTGCGTCAGGTTGAGCTGGCTCTCTGGGACACGGCCGGTCAGGAGGACTACGACAGGCTGAGACCCCTCTCCTACCCAGACACTGACGTCATCCTCATGTGTTTCTCCATAGACAGCCCCGACAGCTTGGGTGAGTACAAAGCCACACAGGCATCCAGgcataacataaaaaaacttaatgcttctttttttgctgtacactttcctgtttttcctattttcttTAAAGGTGTTTGTAGATTGAAATTATTCAACTTTAGTTTTAGAGCTTCTTGAAAAGgaacatttgacattttttaagtagtcacacattttcctgttttttcttttccagatcTTCTAATCACACGTTGAAGTTATTATGATCCAATAATTTTTATAAGGTCAAATTAGATCATTAAGAATATCAGATAGCTGTTGCAATAAAAggcatatatataaaaatattgtttttgttgttaattgtAATTGTTTATTATTCTACAATACATCCTCCTACATTAAACACTACATAATCcggttatttttcttttgtctttaaaatgacagaaaacattccTGAAAAATGGACCCCGGAGGTCAAACACTTCTGCCCCAACGTCCCTATAATCCTTGTAGGAAACAAGAAAGATCTACGTAATGATGAACACACGCGTCGAGAGCTGGCCAAGATGAAGCAGGTACCTCTTTTTATGgattatttcaaattatttaggTCATTCTCTGAATATTTCAGCATTGTTTTGGGGTACCATGAGGCTCTCTGTTGGTATTTCAGCTATTTATGTGTATTGATATTTACAAAACATCTGAATTGGCCTGGTGGTAAGAATTCACACACAAATAGAAGGTGTCGAGATCTAAACGGTGTATGAAATTAAGCTTGTGGGTGTCACAATTGATGACAAAAATAgctgaaaatcttttttatcaTACTGCAAATAAACTGTCAGTAAAGATAAGCAAATGGtaaatcacaaacatttctattaattgtattttattgacatATTTAAGTACATTCTTCTTTACTATCCTATTCATGTGACCTGTAGCATAATTTGGACTGTCAAATTATGCTACAGTTTGAACATAGAACTAAAACTATGTCTAAAAATTATTCAGCTTAAAAATCAAGATGTTATTTTTACAAGAACCAAGTTTTCATTAGGTAAAtccttttcattaaaatgtcagtGATGGTGTCTTTATTTGGGAGCTGCTGTGCGTCGACTTGCTGATTATTCTATAGTGGTGAATAATTGTGTCTAAAGGGGAGGCTGGATCAAATAAATGGGAACTGTCTCCTTTGTTCATAATGAACGTGTGAAGCTGAACCCAACTCAATTCGTCTCCTCATCCCACAGGAACCAGTCAAGTCAGAGGAAGGCCGGGACATGGCCGGGCGCATCGCAGCCTTTGGTTATATGGAGTGTTCTGCGAAGACTAAGGATGGTGTACGGGAGGTGTTCGAGATGGCCACCAGGGCGGCGCTGCAGGCCCGCCGCGGAAAGAAGAGCAATAGATGTACACTGCTGTAAAACGGCAGACAT
The genomic region above belongs to Xiphophorus maculatus strain JP 163 A chromosome 1, X_maculatus-5.0-male, whole genome shotgun sequence and contains:
- the LOC102225527 gene encoding rho-related GTP-binding protein RhoA-B-like, with the translated sequence MAAIRKKLVIVGDGACGKTCLLIVFSKDQFPEVYVPTVFENYVADIEVDGKQVELALWDTAGQEDYDRLRPLSYPDTDVILMCFSIDSPDSLENIPEKWTPEVKHFCPNVPIILVGNKKDLRNDEHTRRELAKMKQEPVKSEEGRDMAGRIAAFGYMECSAKTKDGVREVFEMATRAALQARRGKKSNRCTLL